Proteins from a genomic interval of Sinobacterium caligoides:
- a CDS encoding DUF4288 domain-containing protein, with translation MEWYAVRNVFHFGVKSDGKNVFEERVVVFQAESFDEVHSKAEAEAAQYAKDNDFSVHDMQECYRQDGENLIDGYEVWSQLFEAHLSLEAFYATRYEKFKYDPENV, from the coding sequence ATGGAATGGTACGCTGTAAGAAACGTCTTTCACTTTGGTGTGAAATCAGACGGAAAGAATGTATTCGAAGAGAGAGTTGTAGTATTCCAAGCTGAATCGTTCGATGAGGTTCACTCAAAGGCTGAGGCAGAAGCTGCGCAGTACGCAAAAGATAACGACTTCTCAGTACACGACATGCAAGAATGTTATCGCCAAGACGGTGAAAACCTCATAGATGGCTACGAAGTCTGGTCTCAACTATTTGAAGCGCACCTTTCCTTAGAAGCCTTCTACGCCACACGTTATGAGAAGTTCAAATACGACCCAGAAAATGTGTAA
- a CDS encoding transposase: MPTPRKQIVSLADTPYYHCVSRCVRRAFLCGNDPFSGESYEHRRGWVESRALELASVFAIDICAYAVMSNHAHLVLRVDEDEAQQWTDQQVVNQWHQLYQGNLLTQRFARGQTITSYEQGTLDSIITEYRRRLADISWFMRALNEPIARQANQEDGCTGRFWEGRFKSQALLDEGALLACMAYVDLNPVRAKMAKTPEASAHTSIRLRIAAAHKGQQAKELLPFIGNERQHIPKGVCFNLKDYVALVDQTGRVLRKNKRGSIDSNAEDILTRLNISAENWLQLTTSFEHFFTGPVGSTQSLDDYQQHHKRKRRHGITTSRALFG, encoded by the coding sequence ATGCCAACACCACGTAAACAGATCGTCAGCCTAGCCGACACCCCCTACTATCACTGCGTCTCTCGTTGCGTTCGACGTGCCTTTCTCTGTGGCAACGACCCGTTCAGCGGTGAGAGCTATGAGCACCGCCGGGGCTGGGTGGAGTCCCGTGCTTTAGAGCTTGCTAGTGTCTTTGCCATTGATATCTGCGCTTATGCCGTAATGAGCAACCACGCCCACCTGGTGCTACGCGTTGATGAGGATGAAGCTCAGCAATGGACTGACCAACAAGTGGTTAATCAGTGGCACCAACTATACCAAGGTAATTTGCTGACACAGCGCTTTGCCAGAGGCCAAACTATTACATCATACGAGCAGGGTACGCTGGACAGCATCATCACGGAGTACCGTCGTCGCTTAGCCGACATCAGTTGGTTTATGCGCGCGTTAAACGAACCGATTGCACGACAAGCCAATCAGGAAGACGGCTGCACCGGCCGCTTTTGGGAAGGACGCTTCAAGTCACAAGCACTACTCGACGAAGGGGCTCTACTCGCGTGTATGGCCTATGTAGATTTAAACCCCGTTAGAGCCAAGATGGCGAAGACACCCGAAGCATCAGCCCACACCAGCATTAGGCTGCGTATAGCCGCCGCACATAAAGGCCAACAAGCCAAAGAGTTACTCCCCTTCATTGGCAACGAGCGTCAACACATACCCAAGGGGGTGTGTTTCAACTTAAAAGACTATGTGGCGCTCGTCGATCAAACCGGGCGGGTGCTACGCAAAAATAAACGCGGCTCTATCGACAGCAACGCTGAAGACATCCTAACGCGGCTTAATATCTCTGCAGAAAACTGGCTACAGCTAACAACCTCGTTCGAACACTTTTTTACAGGCCCCGTAGGTAGCACACAAAGCCTGGATGACTACCAGCAACACCACAAGCGAAAACGAAGGCACGGCATCACAACTAGCCGCGCCCTGTTTGGCTAA
- a CDS encoding arginase family protein: protein MKYLIPFTRQMCLQLASIRDGETKLAQTVHCSDGNRPLSETLDSARYSGVRFAILGIGEDIGPRANVGPGGATDAFESAMAQFLNLQSNRFLSGNECMVLGQMQTDDLQLGEEGDTDAMRSNIDRVITIVSQVISAGLEPIVIGGSHNNAFGLLTSVKHCLNRKVAAVNLDPHSDFRPPEGRLSGNSFTHAAASGALGYYHVLGMHELKNSEETLEQLSTFGGHWHTLQSIWIRREITLKSALDEIVTRLNDCQLPVALELDLDAIINMPSSASTAAGIPLLDALHYVSTIARNTPCAYLHLAEAAPSCHVASIAAGYRETGQSICELIYAYIQGRMQAQQIGYI, encoded by the coding sequence ATGAAATATCTCATTCCTTTTACCAGACAAATGTGCCTGCAACTCGCTTCAATTCGTGACGGCGAAACTAAACTTGCCCAAACAGTTCACTGCAGCGATGGAAATAGACCTCTCAGCGAGACACTCGATAGCGCTAGATACAGTGGTGTACGTTTCGCTATCCTAGGCATAGGTGAAGACATAGGCCCACGCGCAAATGTGGGTCCCGGCGGCGCAACCGATGCCTTCGAATCGGCCATGGCACAATTTCTCAACCTACAATCTAACCGCTTCTTGAGTGGCAACGAGTGCATGGTGTTGGGTCAGATGCAGACAGATGATCTACAGCTCGGAGAAGAGGGTGATACCGATGCAATGAGAAGCAATATTGACCGAGTGATCACCATAGTCAGTCAGGTAATTTCGGCGGGCCTCGAGCCTATCGTTATCGGCGGTAGCCATAACAATGCCTTTGGCTTATTGACGTCGGTCAAGCATTGCCTTAACAGGAAAGTCGCGGCGGTAAACTTAGATCCCCATTCCGATTTTCGCCCACCTGAAGGCCGACTTAGTGGCAATAGTTTCACCCACGCTGCGGCCAGCGGCGCATTGGGTTACTACCATGTACTCGGCATGCATGAACTCAAGAACAGTGAAGAGACTCTGGAGCAACTCAGCACCTTCGGCGGCCACTGGCATACCTTGCAATCGATCTGGATACGCCGAGAAATCACCTTGAAGTCGGCATTAGATGAGATAGTCACGCGCCTGAACGACTGCCAGCTACCTGTGGCCCTAGAACTGGATCTCGATGCCATCATCAATATGCCCAGTAGTGCCTCGACAGCTGCGGGGATACCACTACTGGACGCCTTACATTATGTGAGCACGATAGCCAGAAATACACCTTGTGCTTATCTGCATTTAGCGGAAGCCGCACCTAGCTGCCATGTTGCAAGCATAGCGGCCGGTTATCGCGAAACAGGCCAGAGTATCTGTGAGCTGATTTATGCGTATATTCAAGGCAGAATGCAGGCACAGCAGATAGGTTATATCTGA
- a CDS encoding HNH endonuclease, whose translation MSKRDDFTEATKRAMAERVAWRCSFPGCGKITIGPRMGQGEEKKSLNLGEAAHIVAAAKDGPRFDNDTTPEFRRSIDNGIWMCRAHARFIDTDHKEYSVETLRLWKIQAEEQAYKNLKLQDNYNFESRRTLIAIGFDLLLYGTWSSVKGNEWEFIVESYLEDSSNELKNYSDGFGSIEVNQRFISVESQGDARVIKSPIEIDYSTGGSELFRVKIEDKVIAKKPSGVGATIKLGDDGDLDLSGGGITRISGVEAAIQSIATSAGTLYGECFFDKTAGSFISELFHKYKDDVLLLESVIKLEMIRLSLVPRISSDNKNVTPPLSFIKEIVSVNIPSVVLVDSRLLMKLKLVLGDETEWVGNVKVFVLQK comes from the coding sequence ATGAGTAAACGAGACGATTTCACTGAAGCAACCAAAAGGGCCATGGCTGAGCGAGTTGCTTGGCGATGCAGTTTCCCTGGTTGTGGAAAAATAACAATTGGCCCAAGAATGGGGCAGGGAGAAGAAAAGAAATCTTTAAATTTAGGTGAGGCAGCTCATATCGTTGCTGCCGCAAAAGATGGCCCTAGATTTGACAATGATACTACACCTGAATTCAGGCGGTCCATTGATAATGGGATCTGGATGTGTAGGGCTCATGCAAGGTTTATAGATACAGATCATAAAGAATATTCGGTTGAAACTTTAAGATTGTGGAAAATCCAAGCCGAAGAGCAAGCTTATAAAAATCTAAAATTACAAGATAATTATAATTTTGAAAGTAGAAGAACACTTATTGCGATTGGGTTTGATTTGTTGCTGTATGGTACATGGTCGTCAGTTAAAGGTAATGAGTGGGAGTTCATAGTTGAAAGTTACTTAGAAGATTCTAGCAATGAGTTAAAAAATTACTCAGATGGCTTTGGCTCTATAGAGGTGAATCAAAGGTTTATATCCGTTGAGTCACAAGGCGATGCAAGAGTAATTAAATCACCTATCGAAATAGATTATTCCACAGGTGGTTCTGAGTTATTTAGAGTCAAAATTGAAGATAAAGTTATTGCTAAGAAGCCTTCCGGTGTTGGAGCTACTATTAAGTTAGGCGATGATGGTGACCTAGATTTATCTGGTGGTGGTATCACACGGATTTCTGGTGTTGAAGCAGCTATTCAGTCGATAGCAACTTCTGCTGGTACCTTGTACGGTGAGTGTTTTTTCGATAAAACGGCAGGCTCATTTATTAGTGAACTCTTTCATAAGTATAAAGATGATGTTCTTCTGTTAGAATCTGTAATAAAGCTTGAGATGATAAGGTTATCACTTGTTCCTAGGATTTCATCTGACAATAAAAACGTTACGCCTCCACTTAGTTTCATAAAAGAAATAGTGTCGGTGAACATTCCGTCGGTTGTTTTGGTTGATTCTCGACTATTAATGAAGTTGAAACTGGTGTTGGGGGATGAAACTGAGTGGGTTGGCAATGTTAAAGTGTTTGTGCTGCAGAAATAA
- a CDS encoding DUF6953 family protein — MENKVEKVTADDVAAWMLGQLEAKKWLYQEVVVYKIKKEFGEDFVYLNASGNLAIGKDVLKSFKKITENSVVWERGEKAWRKLRENEKYTGRQVD, encoded by the coding sequence ATGGAAAATAAAGTAGAGAAAGTTACAGCCGACGATGTGGCTGCGTGGATGCTTGGGCAGCTTGAAGCGAAGAAGTGGTTATATCAAGAAGTTGTTGTTTATAAAATAAAGAAGGAGTTTGGCGAAGATTTTGTATACCTAAATGCCAGCGGAAACTTGGCGATTGGGAAGGATGTATTAAAAAGCTTCAAGAAAATTACTGAAAATTCTGTTGTCTGGGAACGAGGTGAAAAAGCCTGGAGAAAACTAAGAGAAAATGAAAAATACACTGGAAGACAAGTCGACTAA
- a CDS encoding RNA-directed DNA polymerase translates to MLKELLEKGYFPSELPAPFTTSDYAAAICDPSLPTSSPYTYGKRGPKYNSKCAVFNLARRGKLRRVLSIPNPINYYHAAKSISDNWADIEAHFKKSDQSLSRPVADTSRALSWEKGFAKLSNAKLQTRSASKYILQADISNFYPSIYTHSIPWALHTKSVAKSGFGFHANIGNQIDTHIRNCQEMQTKGVPIGPDASFAIAEIVMTSIDEMLIPLVGDKYHRYIDDFEFGCSSYQQAETTLARLQEVLEVFELTLNSSKTRIIEAPSPLDPIWLHELKNYKFRTGKTQQRNDFLHYFDLVMDCLKKFPNDSIVKYAILKSSSRLIYPENWAAYQSIILQWSIAELGILPIALDFIKFYESKGFPINKDELRETLEFHITEHAPMGHTSEVSYATFGMILFGLNFSASAVDILASIENSFIALLTLDAQQQGLIPNTYTFSLWESLMTAAELKTSNWLLAYEALVKGWLPSASGADYVSTDNGFKYLKAKDVHFYDTTAIAAYAPSDKYWALKEITPEQLKYVIEPSNNTLQPTSYLGG, encoded by the coding sequence ATGCTAAAAGAGCTACTTGAAAAAGGATATTTCCCGAGCGAATTACCTGCACCCTTCACAACCAGTGATTATGCGGCGGCCATTTGCGATCCATCTTTACCCACCAGCTCTCCATACACATATGGCAAAAGAGGGCCGAAATATAATTCAAAATGTGCCGTATTCAACTTAGCTAGGCGAGGTAAGCTTCGCAGGGTTCTATCTATACCTAATCCTATTAATTACTACCATGCAGCAAAGTCCATTTCAGATAACTGGGCCGATATTGAAGCCCACTTTAAAAAGTCAGATCAATCTTTGAGCCGCCCTGTAGCTGATACATCTCGGGCGTTAAGTTGGGAAAAGGGGTTCGCGAAGCTTTCGAACGCAAAGCTTCAAACTCGATCTGCCTCAAAGTACATTCTTCAGGCTGATATAAGTAATTTTTACCCTTCGATTTACACTCATAGCATACCTTGGGCTCTTCATACTAAGTCTGTTGCTAAAAGTGGCTTTGGGTTTCATGCCAATATTGGCAATCAGATAGATACTCACATTAGAAATTGCCAAGAAATGCAAACGAAGGGTGTACCAATAGGTCCAGATGCATCTTTTGCAATAGCAGAAATAGTAATGACATCTATAGATGAGATGCTTATCCCTTTAGTCGGGGATAAGTATCATCGGTATATTGATGACTTTGAGTTTGGGTGCAGCTCGTATCAACAAGCAGAAACCACACTTGCGCGATTACAAGAAGTGTTAGAAGTATTCGAGCTCACCCTTAACTCTTCAAAAACAAGAATAATAGAAGCTCCATCACCACTTGATCCTATATGGTTGCACGAGCTTAAAAACTATAAATTCAGGACGGGAAAAACACAGCAAAGGAATGATTTCTTACACTATTTTGATCTGGTAATGGATTGCCTAAAGAAATTCCCGAATGATTCCATCGTTAAGTATGCAATATTAAAGTCTTCTTCACGGCTTATTTATCCCGAGAACTGGGCAGCATACCAGAGCATAATCTTACAATGGTCTATCGCAGAGCTAGGAATTCTACCGATAGCATTGGACTTCATTAAATTCTATGAAAGCAAAGGTTTTCCTATCAATAAAGATGAGTTACGGGAAACCTTGGAGTTCCATATAACTGAGCATGCCCCTATGGGACATACTAGCGAAGTGTCTTACGCTACATTTGGGATGATTCTTTTTGGTTTGAATTTCTCAGCTAGCGCAGTTGATATTCTTGCATCAATTGAGAATTCATTTATCGCATTACTTACCTTAGATGCTCAGCAGCAGGGGCTAATCCCCAACACATACACTTTTAGTTTATGGGAGTCGCTAATGACAGCTGCCGAGCTAAAAACATCGAATTGGCTTTTGGCGTATGAAGCACTGGTTAAGGGCTGGTTACCTTCTGCTTCAGGAGCCGACTACGTCTCTACCGATAATGGTTTTAAGTACTTAAAAGCAAAGGATGTTCACTTCTACGACACAACAGCAATTGCAGCGTATGCGCCTTCCGATAAATATTGGGCATTAAAGGAAATTACTCCTGAGCAGTTGAAGTACGTCATAGAGCCTTCTAACAATACGCTGCAGCCTACCTCGTACCTCGGCGGCTGA
- a CDS encoding thiolase family protein produces the protein MREAVIVATARTGLAKSFRGSFNDTEAPAMGGHVVKALVEKTGIDPATVEDCIFGAAAQQGTQAYNLGRLSAIAGGLPESTPGMAMERQCASGLMTIATAAKAIMCDEYDVAIAGGVESISLTQNKHKNTYRSVSKTVQAIDETAYIPMIETAEVVAQRYNVSREAQDAYALLSQQRTAAAQENGAFASEIVPMAATMSVFNKETKEVTYKDVVVDKDECNRPNTTAESLASLEPVWKDGQWIKQGTSVTAGNASQLSDGAAACLLMEAETAKQQGLEPLGYYRGVAVAGCAADEMGIGPVFAIPKLLAKHNLTVDDIGLWEINEAFASQVVYCQDQLGIDIDKLNVNGGAISIGHPFGMSGARMVGSALLEGKRRGVKYVVISMCIGGGMGAAGLFEVA, from the coding sequence ATGAGAGAAGCAGTCATTGTAGCAACGGCCCGTACGGGCTTGGCCAAGTCATTCCGCGGTTCCTTTAACGATACCGAAGCACCGGCAATGGGCGGTCATGTGGTGAAGGCGTTGGTCGAGAAGACCGGTATCGATCCTGCAACCGTTGAAGATTGTATCTTCGGTGCCGCTGCCCAGCAGGGTACGCAGGCGTATAACCTCGGCCGTCTTTCTGCCATTGCCGGTGGTTTGCCAGAGAGCACGCCGGGTATGGCGATGGAGCGTCAGTGTGCTTCTGGCCTAATGACGATTGCCACTGCCGCTAAGGCGATTATGTGTGATGAGTACGATGTGGCCATCGCCGGTGGTGTCGAGTCGATTTCGCTGACACAGAATAAGCATAAGAACACCTATCGCAGTGTCTCGAAGACGGTACAGGCAATCGATGAGACAGCCTATATCCCAATGATCGAGACTGCTGAGGTTGTTGCCCAGCGTTATAACGTCAGCCGTGAGGCGCAGGATGCTTACGCGTTGTTGTCACAGCAGCGTACCGCAGCAGCGCAGGAGAACGGCGCCTTCGCTTCCGAGATTGTGCCGATGGCGGCGACGATGTCAGTGTTTAACAAAGAGACCAAAGAGGTCACTTACAAAGATGTAGTTGTGGATAAGGATGAGTGTAATCGTCCTAACACCACCGCCGAGAGTTTGGCCTCGCTGGAGCCGGTTTGGAAAGATGGCCAGTGGATTAAGCAGGGCACCTCGGTCACCGCCGGTAACGCCTCGCAGTTGTCCGATGGTGCAGCGGCGTGTTTGTTGATGGAGGCAGAGACGGCTAAGCAGCAAGGTCTAGAGCCCCTCGGTTATTATCGCGGTGTTGCCGTCGCCGGTTGTGCCGCCGACGAGATGGGTATTGGCCCGGTCTTCGCGATTCCTAAGCTACTGGCTAAGCATAATCTAACAGTTGACGATATTGGTCTGTGGGAGATTAACGAAGCTTTCGCCTCGCAGGTTGTTTACTGCCAGGATCAGTTGGGTATCGATATTGATAAGCTCAACGTTAACGGCGGCGCGATTTCGATCGGCCACCCGTTCGGCATGTCTGGTGCTCGCATGGTGGGTTCAGCCTTGTTAGAGGGCAAGCGCCGCGGTGTGAAGTATGTGGTGATCAGCATGTGTATCGGTGGCGGCATGGGTGCGGCCGGGTTGTTTGAGGTGGCTTAA
- a CDS encoding SDR family oxidoreductase, giving the protein MIDLKAPAYVEGRNLIAGKSVLITAAAGAGIGFSAAVRAAEEGARAIVISDIHEGRLEKAVAALKEQTGLAEVYGKVGNVVVEEDVQGLIGFAEEKMNGVDILINNAGLGTSKLLVDMEDEEWDKVINVTLNGTMRMTRHMMKVMRDRGQGGVIVNNSSVLGWRAQKEQAHYAAAKAGVMALTRCAAVEAAEFNVRINAVAPSIVFHPMLLKSAPEELLNELKSKEAYGRAAEAWEVANVMMFLASDYSSYMTGEILSCSSQKG; this is encoded by the coding sequence ATGATCGATCTGAAAGCTCCCGCCTACGTTGAAGGCCGCAACTTGATCGCCGGTAAGTCAGTACTCATTACGGCGGCAGCCGGTGCCGGCATCGGTTTTTCCGCGGCGGTAAGGGCGGCGGAAGAGGGCGCACGCGCTATTGTCATCAGCGATATCCACGAGGGCCGTTTAGAGAAAGCGGTCGCGGCGTTGAAGGAGCAGACAGGTCTGGCCGAGGTGTATGGCAAGGTCGGTAATGTAGTGGTGGAAGAGGATGTGCAGGGCTTGATCGGTTTCGCCGAAGAGAAGATGAACGGTGTGGATATCCTGATCAACAACGCCGGCCTCGGTACCTCGAAGTTATTGGTCGATATGGAAGATGAGGAGTGGGATAAGGTTATCAACGTCACCCTCAACGGCACCATGCGGATGACCCGTCACATGATGAAGGTGATGCGCGATCGCGGCCAGGGTGGGGTGATTGTGAATAACTCGTCGGTGCTGGGCTGGCGTGCGCAGAAGGAGCAGGCGCATTATGCCGCGGCCAAGGCTGGTGTGATGGCGTTGACCCGTTGTGCCGCGGTGGAGGCGGCGGAGTTTAATGTGCGCATTAATGCCGTGGCGCCGTCGATTGTCTTCCACCCGATGTTGTTGAAGTCGGCACCGGAGGAGTTGCTGAATGAGTTGAAGTCGAAGGAGGCTTATGGCCGTGCGGCAGAGGCGTGGGAGGTGGCTAACGTGATGATGTTCCTAGCGTCGGATTACTCGAGTTATATGACAGGCGAGATTCTGTCGTGTTCTAGCCAGAAGGGTTAA
- a CDS encoding acyl-CoA dehydrogenase family protein: MKLSFSAADEQFRIEVATWLEENLVGEFAQLRYRGGPGDEHMFPEERKRWEQKLAEGGWTCVGWPKEHGGRGCSIEQQVIFHEEYARAGAPGHVGHIGEGLAGPTIIAFGSAAQQAKYLPGIVAGKELWCQGYSEPGAGSDLANVKTKAHFDEQKQQWVINGQKVWTSLAHESDYCFVIARTDPDSVAHKGLGFFLVKMDQPGVEVRGIEQLTGTSEFNEVFFDDAVCAADDIVGEPGQGWAVAMGLLGFERGVSTLGQQMQFQNELNQVITLAKENGAASDPVIRQRIAEAHAGLKIMRYNSMRTLSGADDGSLQKEALMYKLFWATWHRDLGELAMDVMGPEAEMLDGGPYELSRLQSMYLFVRSDTIYGGTNEIQRNIIAERGLGMPREPRVTIKPQ, translated from the coding sequence ATGAAATTAAGTTTTAGCGCGGCAGATGAACAGTTTCGCATCGAAGTGGCGACCTGGTTAGAAGAGAACCTGGTGGGTGAGTTTGCCCAGTTACGCTATCGTGGCGGCCCCGGTGACGAGCATATGTTTCCCGAGGAGCGCAAGCGCTGGGAGCAGAAGTTGGCCGAGGGTGGCTGGACGTGTGTTGGCTGGCCCAAGGAGCACGGCGGTCGTGGTTGTTCGATCGAGCAGCAGGTGATCTTCCACGAGGAGTACGCCCGTGCCGGTGCCCCCGGCCACGTCGGTCATATCGGTGAGGGTCTGGCCGGCCCCACCATTATTGCCTTCGGTAGTGCGGCGCAGCAGGCGAAGTATTTGCCGGGCATCGTCGCCGGTAAGGAGTTATGGTGCCAGGGTTACTCGGAGCCGGGTGCCGGTTCTGATTTGGCTAACGTCAAAACCAAGGCGCATTTCGACGAGCAGAAGCAGCAGTGGGTGATCAACGGCCAGAAGGTGTGGACGTCGCTGGCCCATGAGTCAGACTATTGTTTTGTGATCGCCCGTACGGACCCGGATTCGGTGGCCCACAAGGGTTTGGGGTTCTTCTTAGTGAAGATGGATCAGCCCGGTGTCGAGGTACGCGGTATTGAGCAGTTGACGGGCACCAGTGAGTTTAACGAGGTGTTTTTCGATGATGCGGTGTGTGCCGCCGATGATATCGTCGGTGAGCCGGGCCAGGGTTGGGCGGTGGCGATGGGCTTGCTCGGCTTCGAGCGTGGCGTGTCGACCCTCGGTCAGCAGATGCAGTTTCAGAACGAGCTCAATCAGGTGATTACGCTGGCGAAGGAGAATGGCGCTGCCAGTGATCCGGTGATTCGTCAGCGTATTGCCGAGGCCCACGCCGGCTTGAAGATTATGCGTTATAACTCGATGCGCACGTTGTCGGGGGCCGATGATGGTAGTCTGCAGAAAGAGGCGTTGATGTATAAGTTGTTCTGGGCGACTTGGCACCGGGACTTGGGTGAGTTGGCGATGGATGTGATGGGCCCCGAGGCAGAGATGTTAGACGGCGGCCCCTATGAGTTGAGCCGCTTGCAGTCGATGTATTTGTTTGTCCGCTCGGACACGATTTACGGCGGCACTAACGAGATTCAGCGCAACATCATCGCCGAGCGAGGCTTGGGTATGCCGCGTGAGCCACGGGTAACGATTAAGCCGCAGTAG
- a CDS encoding acyl-CoA dehydrogenase family protein has product MEFAFTEEQVMIRDTAASFLADVSNSEAIREAMATEQGYSTALWQRICSELYFQAVTIPEEFGGMGLGYVELVAVMEQMGRYVVCAPYFSTVCLASSALLVAANEAQQATYFGKILDGGTATLAFTGNGQWHADGVTAEYRRDGEQFIVDGDYRYVIDGHTSDSLVIAAREQGGDKLALFVLPADTAGVERTWRPTLDQTRKQADIRCNGVVLSAENLMSDDAAEPLAKIVDLATVCLAAEQMGGSQQVLDMTVEYTKERVQFNRPVASFQAVKHQAADMMSRAEASRSGVYYAACIAQEALIDGPLGGELREAASIAKSFVSEAYFKNAGDALQLHGGVGFTWEYDVHLYFKRAKASEHYLGNAAYHRERLATLLLD; this is encoded by the coding sequence ATGGAATTCGCATTTACCGAAGAACAGGTAATGATCCGCGACACCGCAGCGAGTTTTTTAGCTGATGTGTCGAACTCTGAAGCCATCCGCGAGGCGATGGCGACGGAACAGGGCTACAGCACGGCGTTGTGGCAGCGCATCTGTAGCGAGCTGTATTTTCAGGCCGTGACCATTCCAGAGGAATTTGGCGGCATGGGGCTCGGTTATGTCGAGTTGGTGGCGGTGATGGAGCAGATGGGCCGCTACGTGGTCTGTGCGCCGTACTTTTCCACTGTTTGTCTGGCCAGCAGCGCGCTGTTGGTGGCGGCTAACGAGGCACAGCAGGCAACGTATTTCGGTAAGATTCTCGACGGCGGCACGGCGACGTTGGCCTTTACCGGCAACGGTCAGTGGCACGCCGATGGCGTCACCGCCGAGTACCGTCGTGACGGCGAGCAGTTTATCGTCGACGGTGACTACCGTTATGTTATCGACGGCCACACCAGCGACAGCTTGGTGATTGCCGCCCGCGAGCAGGGCGGTGATAAGCTGGCGCTGTTTGTCTTGCCCGCCGATACCGCCGGGGTCGAGCGCACTTGGCGTCCGACCCTCGATCAGACCCGCAAGCAGGCCGATATTCGCTGCAACGGGGTGGTGCTGAGCGCGGAGAACTTGATGAGCGACGATGCCGCCGAGCCGTTGGCTAAGATTGTCGACTTGGCGACGGTGTGTCTGGCCGCCGAGCAGATGGGTGGCAGTCAGCAGGTGTTGGATATGACCGTCGAGTACACCAAGGAGCGGGTGCAGTTTAATCGCCCAGTGGCGAGTTTCCAGGCGGTGAAGCATCAGGCGGCGGATATGATGAGCCGTGCCGAGGCGTCTCGCTCCGGGGTTTACTACGCGGCTTGTATCGCCCAGGAAGCGTTGATCGATGGCCCCCTCGGCGGTGAGTTGCGCGAGGCGGCGAGCATCGCCAAGTCGTTTGTCTCCGAGGCGTATTTTAAAAACGCCGGTGATGCGCTGCAGTTACACGGCGGCGTCGGTTTCACCTGGGAGTACGATGTGCATCTCTACTTCAAGCGCGCCAAGGCCAGTGAGCATTACTTGGGTAACGCCGCCTACCACCGCGAGCGTCTCGCGACGCTGCTGTTAGATTAA
- a CDS encoding SDR family oxidoreductase, giving the protein MAICQDRVVIITGAGGGLGAAHAKVFASEGASVVVNDINEAAAQAVVDEIVASGGKAVVNTSDITNYEDSGNAVKQAIDTFGDLHIVLNNAGVNRDRMFASMTEVEWDTIMAVHLKGHFCISSHAVQYWRDQSKAGKAVDARIINTTSGAGLQGSVGQSNYAAAKAGIAALTLNQAAELGRYGITANAVAPAARTGMTTAVEAMATRMAKPEDDSFDYWAPENVSTLLAWLASSEAAEVTGRVFESEGGKISIADGWRSTAGIEKNAQWAPSEIGAAMKQLLEQEVPAQKVYGSK; this is encoded by the coding sequence ATGGCTATTTGTCAGGATCGTGTTGTCATCATCACCGGCGCCGGTGGTGGTCTAGGAGCCGCACACGCCAAGGTCTTCGCCAGTGAAGGTGCCAGCGTCGTGGTTAACGATATCAATGAGGCGGCGGCGCAGGCCGTGGTCGATGAGATTGTCGCCAGCGGTGGCAAGGCCGTGGTTAACACCTCGGACATCACCAACTACGAAGACAGCGGCAACGCGGTGAAGCAGGCGATCGATACCTTCGGCGATCTGCACATCGTGCTCAACAACGCCGGTGTCAACCGCGATCGTATGTTTGCCTCGATGACCGAGGTGGAGTGGGACACCATCATGGCGGTGCACTTGAAGGGCCATTTCTGCATCAGCTCGCACGCCGTGCAGTATTGGCGCGATCAGTCGAAGGCCGGTAAGGCCGTCGACGCCCGCATCATCAATACCACCTCGGGTGCTGGTTTACAGGGTTCTGTTGGCCAGTCGAACTACGCTGCTGCCAAGGCCGGCATCGCCGCGTTGACCCTTAACCAGGCGGCTGAGCTGGGGCGTTATGGCATCACCGCCAACGCCGTGGCACCGGCGGCACGGACCGGCATGACCACCGCCGTCGAGGCGATGGCGACACGCATGGCCAAGCCGGAAGACGACAGCTTCGATTACTGGGCGCCGGAAAACGTCTCAACGCTGCTGGCGTGGTTGGCTTCCAGCGAGGCGGCCGAGGTGACCGGCCGGGTATTTGAATCCGAGGGCGGCAAGATCTCTATTGCCGATGGCTGGCGTTCAACCGCGGGCATCGAGAAGAATGCCCAGTGGGCACCGAGTGAGATTGGTGCAGCGATGAAGCAGTTGCTCGAGCAGGAAGTGCCGGCGCAGAAGGTCTACGGCAGCAAGTAA